One Equus asinus isolate D_3611 breed Donkey chromosome 19, EquAss-T2T_v2, whole genome shotgun sequence genomic region harbors:
- the LOC106832226 gene encoding S-adenosylmethionine decarboxylase proenzyme-like, translating into MEAAHFFKGTEKPLEVWFSRHQPDTNQGSGDLRTIPRYLYTLDFPESRVISQPARTLKILMSELDPAALDQFYVKDGITAKDVTRESGICDGIPGSVIDATMSNPCGYSMNGMKSDETYWTICITTEPEFSYVSFETNLSQTSYDDLIRKAVEVFKPGKFVTTLFVNQSSKCPMVLSSPQKIEGFKRLDCQSAIFNNYYFVFTSFAKKQQQQQS; encoded by the exons ATGGAAGCTGCACATTTTTTCAAAGGGACTGAGAAGCCGCTGGAGGTGTGGTTCTCCAGGCACCAACCCGACACAAACCAAGGATCTGGGGATCTCCGCACCATCCC TCGGTACTTGTATACTTTGGATTTCCCAGAGAGTCGGGTGATCAGTCAGCCAGCTCGAACCCTGAAAATCCTGATGAGCGAGCTTGACCCAGCAGCTCTGGACCAGTTCTACGTGAAAGATGGCATTACTGCAAAGGATGTCACTCGTGAGAGTGGAATTTGTGATGGGATACCAGGTTCTGTCATTGATGCCACAATGTCCAATCCTTGTGGGTATTCAATGAATGGAATGAAATCAGATGAAACTTATTGGACTATTTGCATCACTACAGAACCAGAATTTTCTTATGTTAGCTTTGAAACAAACTTAAGTCAGACCTCCTACGATGACCTGATCAGGAAAGCTGTGGAAGTCTTCAAGCCAGGAAAATTTGTGACCACCCTGTTTGTAAATCAGAGTTCTAAATGTCCCATGGTGCTTTCTTCACCCCAGAAGATTGAAGGTTTTAAACGTCTTGACTGCCAGAGTGCTATATTCAATAATTACTATTTTGTTTTTACCAGTTTTGCTAAGAAGCAgcaacaacagcagagttga